One window of Triticum dicoccoides isolate Atlit2015 ecotype Zavitan chromosome 5A, WEW_v2.0, whole genome shotgun sequence genomic DNA carries:
- the LOC119301716 gene encoding probable CCR4-associated factor 1 homolog 7, with amino-acid sequence MATPTVEKPDGVEIREVWAENLEAEFAVIREIVDDYPYVAMDTEFPGVVCRPLGTFKSNADFNYATLKANVDMLKLIQLGLTFSDERGGLPALGPDGRPCVWQFNFRGFDPRTDVAAADSIDLLRRSGIDFARHAAEGADSRRFAELLMSSGVVLNAEIHWVTFHSGYDFGYLLKLLTGSNLPDTSSGFFDLIRIYFPVIYDIKHLMRFCNSLHGGLNKLAELLDVERVGICHQAGSDSLLTALSFNKLKESYFGGLTEKYAGVLYGLGTEGGETTSVH; translated from the coding sequence ATGGCGACGCCGACCGTAGAGAAGCCCGACGGGGTGGAGATCCGCGAGGTGTGGGCGGAGAACCTCGAGGCCGAGTTCGCCGTGATCCGGGAGATCGTCGACGACTACCCCTACGTCGCCATGGACACCGAGTTCCCCGGCGTCGTCTGCCGCCCGCTCGGCACCTTCAAGTCCAACGCCGACTTCAACTACGCCACGCTCAAGGCCAACGTCGACATGCTCAAGCTCATCCAGCTCGGCCTCACCTTCTCCGACGAGCGCGGCGGCCTCCCCGCCCTCGGCCCGGACGGCCGCCCCTGCGTCTGGCAGTTCAACTTCCGGGGCTTCGACCCGCGCACCGACGTCGCCGCCGCGGACTCCATCGACCTGCTGCGCCGCAGCGGGATCGACTTCGCCCGCCACGCCGCCGAGGGGGCCGACTCGCGCCGCTTCGCCGAGCTGCTCATGTCCTCCGGCGTCGTCCTCAACGCCGAGATCCACTGGGTCACCTTCCACAGCGGCTACGACTTCGGCTACTTGCTCAAGCTGCTCACGGGCTCCAACCTGCCGGACACCAGCTCCGGATTCTTCGACCTCATCAGGATTTACTTCCCCGTGATCTACGACATCAAACACCTGATGAGATTCTGCAATAGCCTCCACGGCGGGCTGAACAAGCTCGCTGAGCTGCTCGACGTCGAGCGGGTCGGGATCTGCCATCAGGCGGGCTCCGATTCTCTGCTCACCGCGCTCTCCTTCAACAAGCTCAAGGAGTCATACTTCGGCGGATTAACTGAGAAATATGCTG